The Bicyclus anynana chromosome 4, ilBicAnyn1.1, whole genome shotgun sequence DNA window TAGGATAGGAtaattagggtaggggtaggatagggatagccCTATCATACTCTTACCCTtaggggatagggtaggggtagggtagaggtaggtcaGAGGTAAGTAagaggtagggtatgggtagtgttttacgcggataaagtcgcggcatcagctagttttaaataaaaataatacatacatcTCCCTTAATGCCAGCTGGATTGAGCATTAGCATCACTGGACACTCATTTATGTCACAGATCTGTCTGTGCACAGCAATGTCCCTTTCAGTGGGAGTGTCTCCAGTTGTGTACCAGCCCAGGAAGTCCATGTCAGAGAATACTTGTTTAACtgcaaaaacaaatattatttaccaattaattttaacttttgtttttatagcaTTTTTTACCAAGGAGTTAAAAGTATTAGAGGAAAAATCTACTAGCCAGGCACAGGCAAAATGTTCTTCATTCTGTGAAAGTGAAAATTGACCCTAACAATaagaataaatgtatttaaatttaaactttgggtataaatttattttctacatCTAATACTTACACtgttcttcttttaaattgtaataatctCTGTCTATAACAATATCACCATCAATGACACTAAATACCAATTCGAAGGAGTTCATAACTTCTATGTTACGACCTTTTTGTTTGCCAATAAGAGCTCCAATCACtgcaaacataaaaatataatttcaactAAAGTTACACTAATATGCATAAAAGATAATTTATTGTTGACAACTTATAAAGCTTTTCCACCctacaaaaaaatgtataatgtagAGAATGTAAAACAACACTAAGTAAGAGTAAAAAAGGAGTAAGGTTAGTTATCTCAATAACCCTTATAAggccaaagaaaaaaataaggcCAAAAATTCATGGCATACTGACAAGcaaatgtaaataaagtataattgTAGTTGTCGTAATATTAAGTACATTTTAACATACAAAGGCATCCTTATCTCACCTGTCTGGGGCGAACCTTCCTGTGCCCGTAATCTGGTCCAATGTTCAGAAACATTCATTATGACGAGTGGGTGAAGCGAGACCGTAACAGACCCTGATGTAGCAGTCGTTACTACCACGCTCTTGGTGCCAGCGGCGGGGGGTGCTGGGGATGTCGGGTTTGGCAGATCCACCGGTGGACCTGACGAAGCACTCTCTACTTCCACCtccatttcaaaatcaattcggTCGGCACTCGACATACTTAATTCGAACTTTAGACAACTGTTAAAAAGCACATTCAGTTATTAGAAGaatttagtaattatattcacaaataataattgtttttttttttaattcaattttcaaCAAGCAAAACATTGATTTGACTTGACGTTGGTACTTCGGTACTTGGCACTTGACAAATGACATTGACAAGCACTGACCACAGACAAAGAGTATATAATCACAACGTACCACAGAAGTGTTCTTTTTAGGCCAACGTACCAaagaattgtatatttttacggCCCGCGATAAAAACGGCTTAGTGCCGTTGACAACACATTTAACAATTTTCTTGTAatcagtgttgccagaaggttacttttgtaaccttttaggtgattttttgactgcattggtaacttttaggttacattaataaaaaggttacttttacgtgatttttcggaatttttagaattaacttacaatttcgtacatctaaaacagaacggtcgttaaatcaagaaatgctgacaaatgctcaagaactcatcgatgtttctgtgtcaatctcactttatatgaagacgttacaattgacgttagttgcagtcacattgaatttcttaaaaaaatcaagtatgaatttaagaaattaatgtcaattgttttttaaattcttgctctttaattatatttttcttatctcACGAGGAAAAGGCAAACAATCGGggccttacttaagatgattctatttacgagtagaATCTCCTTCGgtttatagtaatttagtacttggctagtattcgtaacagacagatatttaaaaataaaaacaaaattgttttagcccccagaggctgaaatggcggtttagccatgctgtggaacgcaaaaagcaagagtatTTAGTGAAAAGgatactttttacacaaaaaggttactttttttaacatttcGCGTAACTTCTCACAAGacccaactggcaacactgcttGTAATTCAACCGTAAAAATTCTagtattgagaacctcctcgttTTTTGAAAGTCGGCTAAAAAGCCAGAACCCAGACACGTAAAGCAAATTGTTtagaaaaagaaaacctctatgGCCAtctgccaaaaataaaaaatcaaaatctttttgtctaTGATTACTGATGTTTCTTTCTTGTGAATTGTGATGAACAatcgtaaaaaataatttaaccaaCAGGAAATGCTTTGAAAtcctaaaacaaattaaataaatcgtcACCAATAAACCATAACGCGAATCTCACATACGTATAATCATATGTCAAGAAGCGATTGCTAAACTGAAGCTGCTCCACAGGTCAGCCAATCTTCCAATATTGGTCTATATTTATCGTCATGGCATCTACAGCAGTTAAAGTAGCTGCCGCCGCGAAGGATATTTCTCCCCTGTACTACAGAATTTTATCGAAATTCCCACaaaactttactttttgttttgccTATGGATCAGCAGTCAAACCTCAAATAGGCAATCAGAAGAAGCACAATATGATCGATCTCATATATTGTGTCGACAACTCGTACCGCTGGCATGGTGCTAACATCGAAATAAATCCATCACACTACTCGGCGCTGCGCTTTTTGGGCAAAGGATTTGTTGCAAGATTTCAAGAGAAGTGGGGTGCAAAAGTTTACTTTAACACATTGGTGGACATTAAAGAAGAAAATGTAACAATCAAATATGGTGTTGTATCTCAGAAGGACCTGATCGCTGATCTCCTCGATTGGAACAACTTGTATCTGGCGGGCAGACTTCATAAGCCAGTAGAGatcatcaaacaaacaaacagttctCAACTACAGATTGCCCTCCAGTCAAACTTACGTTCAGCTGTACATACTGCTCTTCTTGTATTACCTGAGACTTTTTCTGAATACGACTTTTACTTTGCAATATCCAATTTAAGTTATGCTGGAGACTTCCGCATGACCTTcggtgaaaacaaaaataaagttcGTAACATTGTCCAGCCTCAACTTTTGAACTTTCGCGAGCTCTACAGGCCAATCTTGCAGCAATTCCATGCCTACGTAGATTTTCCAACTGGTGATGCTCAGTGTCATCAAGACATACATCCTGAAACTAAGTTACACCATTTAATGCAGCTACCTATGGTTCCACAACAGAGAATAGTGAAGTTTTGGAATCACGGAGGACTTCAACAGGACATGGAGGATGTTCTCCGTGCTGTAGCATATGATATTGATTGTGCTGTTATTTTGCGGCAAATACTAAAAGACCTTGTGTGGCAGTCAAGTGTAAGGCAATCACTAAAGGGTATTCTTACTGCTGGTTTCCTAAAATCAGTTCGTTACAGTGCTAAGAAAATAGCTAAAATGTTctgattatataattttatgtaaaatttactGTAAATATACTTTAGGATAATGACGAAGTGTacaaaataaatcttgaaataacTTAAGTTACAGATGGTTTTTTATTCCTAAATAATTCATTACCATAATTTTTATTCTAGGTGCAAATATGCTATCTGATGAATCAAGCAGTGATTCAGAAACTGGCAGGTTCAAAGGTCAAACCAAACGTCAAGATGATAAATCTAATACTAgtacaaagaaagaaaatgtatttgGCAGATCAATAGGGCGGAACAGGAGATCTGCTGACAGATTTAATAGAGAAGGTGATAGAAGGCGACATGAAAGAGAAAAGTTTGAACAGAGATCAAGAGAAAGACATAGATACTCTAGGTATTCTCCTGTAAGAAAATACTCACGAGATAGAAGTAGAGAAAGAAGTAAAAGATCTTCAGAGAGATATAGAGACAGAAGGCGAACACATTCAAAGCCCAGAGAAGAAAAGTCTAAACAAAGGGAGAGTCGAAGCACAAGTAAAGGCAAGCACATACATTCTAGACCTAGATCTCAAAAATCTCCTGTAAACACAAGGAATGTAAGAGATGAAATCAAAggtttaatttcaaataaagaTAGAAGTTCAGAGAAAATAGAAAAGCAGTCATGGGATGAAAAATCTTCATCCCCAGAACCTGTAGTAAAGAAATCAGTAGTGCAAAAACCAACTACTGAAGCTAGAAAGAAGAAGAGTGATAGCCCTATATTGCTTGATGTACATGGAAACAGTGAAGGATCTGATGAAGTACAGCCTGGCTCATATTATAACATGATACCAgcaattgtaaaagaaaaacttGAAGATACTGAAGTGATATCAGAAGATTCTAGTGAAATTGATTCTTCAGATGATGAGAGGCTAAGagcaaaattactaaatttagAAAAAGAGTTGCAGaagacaaagaagaagaaacatAGAAGAAAGCACAAAAGGAAAACTTCAAAGTCTGATAAAGACAAACGTGACTCATCAGCTTCTGTAGAAGTGACCAGCACAACAGATATTCCGGATGTTGTTATTGAATCTTCTTTACTTGCTAGTGCTGAAGTTTCGTCTACACAAAAAACTGCACAGAAAGAGAGCAGCGAAGAAGGTGAAATACTAAGTGATGACTCTCAAAGTGATATTGATCCAAACGACTTAAGACATAAACTTAAGAGATCAAAAACATCCCAAGGCCAGCAAAACAGAGATGCTTGGGGCCCGGCACTACCTCCacatttagataaaaattttaaagaaagtgCATCACCGGAAGGACCATTGTTACCTCCTCATTTACAGAGAAAGGGCCATAATATAGGTAAAGGTTCACTTAGAACGTTATCAAGCATGCCTTAGCttacttattatttaagcaCATAGATGTTTGATGTTGTAAGAATAGGGTacttgacttatatcaaatctaatataaataatattaatttcctacatagaataagggtccgaaatatatcaatatcaattaataaaagttaaggatttcttttaaaacttaatttaaataattcatatttttttcaaattttgctaacatcaaaaacactgtcgtccattttgtgacgtcactaacacacttgatgtactaaatgtCGAAcgaattgttaactaatatttttgtcacacgctccatttgtatgggatttattctAGTGACGTcgtgaaacagttgaaatatactgtcatggccgacaggcgttttggctggtattgtcaaaaacatatttaaaaactaaaattatcatgtaatcatgtctcaaaaaaatatgaaaaaattttttttttagtctagtagATTGACAATGAACTATTTAGGACCATttgaaaaaaagtgtcaactagcctattttttTCAGGGCCATCAATACCTGAAGACATGAGGAAAGTTTTAGCTGAAAATAGTGAAATAATTCACGAAGTCATACATGACAGTTCAGACGATGATGGAATAGGGCCATTACCTGCCGGGGCTGAAAATAAATGGACAGAGGCGCACCAACATCTAGAAGAGAGAGCTATGGAgatgaaaataaagaaacttGATGGATATTCATTAAAGAACTCCAACATCAAATCTAGAGAACAATGGATGCTGGAACTACCAGAAGGCAAGACAAAATACTTGGGATTAGAAGCTAGAAGTTTTAGAGCAAAAGAAGGACCTGATATGTCTGATAGGTACTGGAAATTTTAAGCTTAATTatcaactttttttaaacaaaatgctAATTTAGTGTGTTTGTTAAGGTCAAGTTGGACGGACACTCCTGAAGATAAGGCTCGTAAGGCGTTAGGTATACCAAAAGAAGAGGATACCAATGTTACACTGCAAAGAGAAGCAAGGGAACGTCACGTTGCAAGGCGGGACGAAGAACAAGAGAAAGCTGccaagtaatatatttttaatataatattttaaaaaatgttgtatatataatattttaaaacaactgACAAATatactgattttaataaaattacactgTTTGTGCCGAATTTctcaataatgaatatattaattttccaGAAAACACAAAAAGAAGCATAAAAGGGAAGAAAGCTTATTGGATATGCACCAAAAGAAactgaaaaagaagaaaaaggtataacatcttttattaaacaatcaacatgctaaagttgaaaaataatttgaaaaaccGATAGTCATTAATGAATAGCTAAAATACTGTAGTAAGTAGTACACTTTTCACCTACACTTCACTTTAGATGAAACATCTTTGATGAAACCGCATCCAAATTTTACCCATTTAAGCTCTATGGTGCTAAGCACTTATTACACCCCTTTTTAGTTgtatgcttaattttattttaagcactctaaaatatactaatattataaagatgaaagatttgattgtttgtatgtaatgaatatactccgaaactactgaaccgatttgaaaaattatttcaatgttgagaagctacactatccctaatAAACCgtacttttttagaatttttgtcGGGTACGAAAAATTTTTGGATTGACCGCCCAAAATCgctcgtactcgactaaaatactaaagtatttCGAACTAGGCCTGagtagtttaatatatttacagaAAGAAGACAAAGATGAGGAGAAGAAGGAACGCCGTCCATTCAGTCGCGACCAGGACTTGCAAGTCAACCGTTTCGATGAAGCTCAAAAGAGATCCATCATCAAGAAAGCTCAAGGTTTAAACACCAGATTTTCTAGTGGTGAAGCAAAATATTTGTAGGGAAGTCACACTTTTTTATCTGTCTACCTATTCATGATattatatatgatttttttttttttatacagaatTTATGCTACACATTTGTAGTAAATATCAAACTTTCATAAATTTTGTGGGTCAACTTGTTAAATTCAACTCAATATTAAAGTTTTTGTAATTTACATACACACAATCACAATACATactgaatgatgatgaattatattattttaacgatATACTCGTAAAGTAAAATCGAGTAAAGTTTATTCTTGATGTTAAAGtaaatatatgtacctattttaaGTGTACTGTTTATTCAGAAAGCCAGATTCAAGTATATTTGTGCTCCATTTAAAAACTTTCTGATTGAATATTGTCTCTAAACAGTTGCTAACTGTGACCAACAACAATACAATTGGCTTAGGGAAACTAAACACGCAAAGTAATTGCAACAAGAGATTAGGGCTGTCATGTCTAGAGTGTGACATTTAAAGCTTTGGCTTAAGGTgctgagcattcacttgtaatgagcattcgcgcgaatgttacatcacagaaatatacgagaacattttagcgagcagTTACTTGGACCTTTTTGCCGACACAAGATGTTCAGTTTCAAAATTCTCAAGATATTCGTAGCAATAATTAGATCTATGTTTCTCTCGTTGTTCAGTTCAGATGTtctacaagtgaatgctcaagtctatcagcacttAGGGAAACATGAAACTCAAAAGGACGTTTGTAGAAGGAGACTAGGGctgtttgattattatttgttaaaaggCTTTCTGTAAGAAAATCCTTAAATTCAAAGGAACATTTGTGGGAAAAGACTGGAGCTTTTTGAACAAATTGTGAGACTTTTGGGAGGATACTGGGGTTGTTTGATCCACATATAAGACTTGTTGGTGGATACTGGGGCTTTTTCATCCACATATGAGACTTGTTGGTGGATACTGGGGCTGTATGATCCATGTGTGAGACTAAACCTCAGGTTAGGGGAATGTTTAACTCAAAAGAACTTTTCCAAGAGAAGACCAGGGCTGTTAGATACAAGTGTGTGTGATTAAAAGCCTTGGCTTAGGGAAAGAGTAAACTCAAAAGAACGTTTATTTAGGCTGTTGGATCAGAGTgtgaaattttacaaaatgtaagCCTCCGTACATATTTGATGCTATTTCAGCGCGATCACTGACCACGTTTCGCAGTCAGTCGCGTAACCAACATGGTTGGCTAATTGCAGTGTAATATGCGCCAAACTTAAAGTCCGCTCTGAAGTTGCAACGGGCCGAACTGCGCAGATATTATAACTGGGATTTTGTATCTGTGCCGCCATTCGCCTCGTTTTCAGCGCGGAAGAAGTTTAACGTATAGGTATTGTTTTCGCATTGTAATAAAAGCTTTTACTAATTTTATGTAGACTTATGTATTGGTTATTAAGGTACTTAGTATTGTTTATTGATGGATTAGTATAAATgcgaatattttgtaaatatagacacatgattttaattaaaactgacTTTTTATTGAATACAGTTTACAGTTTACACTTTTGAGTGGATTTGATATTTCTCAGAACACTTCCTTGCGCCTGATTTCAATAACTTTACTCAATAGTAATCAACTTATAAGACTCCGTTCActtaaaattgtttttcacaaattttgcGTAAATCATGGAATTTTCCAGGAAAAAACCTGTGTTAATCTCTGGATGAACCTGATAAAGATAAATTTGATATGCAGATAGATTACGTACTCTGGTACGTATAATAATCTATCTGCATTTCAAATTCCAGCTTTATCAGTTCAGAAGTTGcgacagcctgagttttacgacaaTTTTTGAAGACTTGTTGTTTGTTAAACTTCTtggcaagaaaaaaaaaatacaccggCAAACAAGcaagaaaagagaaaaaaaaatgtttatttcttCGAGTAACATGCTTTTATTTAGCCAATAATTTAACCAGATaggaagagaatcgacgtaccacatggctacaggcttaAGGTGGTGCCCTCTGAGGCACAGAGCAGGGAGTAACATcactgggctgagaattttaaatgaaaatttcttggaagaaagaagaTACTCTCATAGCCCGAAACAGGATTCGAATACTGTGGTTTCGTTTCGTATCATGAGTTCATGATACGAAACCGCACGATCAACGAGGCACTACAAGTTGTGTGTCTATACTGTGACTGACTGTGTGTGTGTTTAAATAGGTTTTGTAGGTACATACGTACTTGCTCGAGGTTAAAACAAGGCTCTACCATGTGCCTCAAACGTATTTTAAAGTACTTTGGACACATTGTCAGGAAACACGGAGACATCGGAACGAAAAAGGCCCGAAGTGtgcagcccgatgcgttggtctgaCCAGTATGttgttcaaatatagtatgaagttaaatgaagataatttccaacgcccaaaattgaaaatgcaacactgttcgaaaagctttgtgttttaaaaacgccgtCGTGTGGACATATACTTGAGGGGCTTAAatgttaaagaaaaataaaagaaatttctttttttcgaTTGTCTATATTAAATTTAACGAAGAGATGCTTGAGAGGCGCAAATAGAGCGCGCAGGCGCaggcctgattttcaattggtcactccAGATGTCCAAAGTATGGTccagatcttcgcgttccatacttACCAACTTTGTACTCAGAAGtggtataggtacctataggtataatattaggagcaaacagctGAGGCGCCATATTTGGAtttcgctccattctaaaatttacttcgggccggtgctgcttgggaatgcatttgttgtatttgaacgcttttttagcGTCCGTTAAAAAGACTCCCGTGCCTGTTGAAATTTTGCGAACGAAATAAAACaccaaaactaaaataatattatattaatttaccacTACACATTTGATACTACAGGCAATGAATGGCGGTAGATAGAGATTAAGTCGTTTTATACGACAACAGCATCAGTGGTGCCGGTCTTTGCGGATGATTCGCAAACTTTTACTTTGGAGTCTTCGCAGCAAAGCGGTTCGTCAGCTGACATATCGGCGTAGGTCCACGGTTTATCGCACGCTTGGTAAAAAGCAGATAACTGGAACAGATATATAAAATACCTCATTATTAGCAacgatatttaataatattagacaCGGCACTGGCGCGTCGATGCTGAGGCGCTTAATCGTCTTAATTTTATGTCgcatagtaggtacctaaaaaacgaaagttatttaaacataatacatcattatcaactcacattcgtctcactgctgagcacgagtctcctctgaatgagaggggttaggtttgCGAATTTgtagacttaacacacgtagagaatttagaaaattcacaggtatgcgggtttcctcacgacatttttcctttaccgtttgagacacgcgatatttaatttcttaaaatgaaatgcagatacctaactgaaaatcccggaccggattcgaacctacaccctccagaatcggaggcagaggtcatattcactgggcttaTACATAATTGTCAACAACGTCAAGTTGTGTgctcagaaagtgtaaaaactgtattaaatgttaccgttaaattgaaggtaaataccgttagattataatctatctcgcgagattgacATACAATTAAACATGTAAATCGGTAGATTGTATCAATTGAGTCGCAAAATACCAGAATAGTACAAAACCTTACCTTAAGATCGTCGGCGTTACCAAGTCTATTACACAG harbors:
- the LOC112047323 gene encoding COP9 signalosome complex subunit 6; translated protein: MSSADRIDFEMEVEVESASSGPPVDLPNPTSPAPPAAGTKSVVVTTATSGSVTVSLHPLVIMNVSEHWTRLRAQEGSPQTVIGALIGKQKGRNIEVMNSFELVFSVIDGDIVIDRDYYNLKEEQFKQVFSDMDFLGWYTTGDTPTERDIAVHRQICDINECPVMLMLNPAGIKGDQLPVVLYESVIDVVNGRATMLLAPLSYTLAAEEAERIGVDHVARVSSGEAALNSLVAEHLTAQRSAIKMLVSRVRAVLATVRAIRDGTLPPRPALLREARALANRLPLLTSQQFRTHFYNQCNDVALMTSLGTITKGCNAINQLVNRFNVLYDRQGMGRRMRGLFF
- the LOC112047324 gene encoding phosphatidate cytidylyltransferase, mitochondrial; translation: MASTAVKVAAAAKDISPLYYRILSKFPQNFTFCFAYGSAVKPQIGNQKKHNMIDLIYCVDNSYRWHGANIEINPSHYSALRFLGKGFVARFQEKWGAKVYFNTLVDIKEENVTIKYGVVSQKDLIADLLDWNNLYLAGRLHKPVEIIKQTNSSQLQIALQSNLRSAVHTALLVLPETFSEYDFYFAISNLSYAGDFRMTFGENKNKVRNIVQPQLLNFRELYRPILQQFHAYVDFPTGDAQCHQDIHPETKLHHLMQLPMVPQQRIVKFWNHGGLQQDMEDVLRAVAYDIDCAVILRQILKDLVWQSSVRQSLKGILTAGFLKSVRYSAKKIAKMF
- the LOC112047322 gene encoding peptidyl-prolyl cis-trans isomerase G, with translation MLSDESSSDSETGRFKGQTKRQDDKSNTSTKKENVFGRSIGRNRRSADRFNREGDRRRHEREKFEQRSRERHRYSRYSPVRKYSRDRSRERSKRSSERYRDRRRTHSKPREEKSKQRESRSTSKGKHIHSRPRSQKSPVNTRNVRDEIKGLISNKDRSSEKIEKQSWDEKSSSPEPVVKKSVVQKPTTEARKKKSDSPILLDVHGNSEGSDEVQPGSYYNMIPAIVKEKLEDTEVISEDSSEIDSSDDERLRAKLLNLEKELQKTKKKKHRRKHKRKTSKSDKDKRDSSASVEVTSTTDIPDVVIESSLLASAEVSSTQKTAQKESSEEGEILSDDSQSDIDPNDLRHKLKRSKTSQGQQNRDAWGPALPPHLDKNFKESASPEGPLLPPHLQRKGHNIGPSIPEDMRKVLAENSEIIHEVIHDSSDDDGIGPLPAGAENKWTEAHQHLEERAMEMKIKKLDGYSLKNSNIKSREQWMLELPEGKTKYLGLEARSFRAKEGPDMSDRSSWTDTPEDKARKALGIPKEEDTNVTLQREARERHVARRDEEQEKAAKKHKKKHKREESLLDMHQKKLKKKKKKEDKDEEKKERRPFSRDQDLQVNRFDEAQKRSIIKKAQGLNTRFSSGEAKYL